The genomic interval gCTCAGTtagcataatataataaatttaccaaATTATGAAATAGATCTATAATTAACTTCAAGTCGCTCTTTTATGtcgcttaaataaaaatttattgttgggtagttacaaaaataagtttgatAAACTTTACATTCAAGCACTAGTAATCAATGAAACATTCGGGAAACACAGCCTATAGAATCTTTTCgagatatttatattattaaatttattttataaagtagtTGCCAAGATGTttcgaataaaatttaaatatcttccGCCAGAGGCTTTACTCTCGTGGATATCTctaaaaattcttaatttagcGGAAGCCCACGTCATTATAAGAAGTCCTTATTGGTTCGGCTGATCGTAGATATAGATAAATCAGTCATCATTTTCCTTTaaataatgtacctactttaaatatcccttacttataatttaatttaattacaagataattatgtactttatttttatacttataaaacttttacaatatattataaaaataaaaactcgtGCTAACAACCtcataatttgattttatgaaaatgtacCTAATTTGTTTTCGTTATACTAGAATTTCTTcgactacatattttttttttaaatattttattgtacgtGTTTTTTCTTAAGCACACACACTAAGCCAACGATAGCCAAAGAACGTGCCACTCACATAAGTACAAAGGCGAACTTTCCAAAAAGGACCATCGAAAGTGTACTCCATTCGTTGGCCTAGTTGCTTAGATGTGTACTTAGCTTTATTTGTAAAGATAGCTTAAATTAACCCGCGTACTGGCGTACAATCTTCGCCCACTGCTGGGGGAAATTTCTCTGGACGTATGATAGAGTGCGCTGAATCTGCTTGGTCTCTTGAGGAGTGCACTGAGGACAGGCGCCTCTTAAAACCAGCGGTGCTAAGgctgaaataatataaaaattcgtTATTCCcatatgttttaagtttaacgTGTAAAactacaaacaatttttttatttgtactaagtagttttacatttttatttccaagTGGCGTATCAACGACCaagtttacaattttattctttaaaaatgatttcaaCATTATAGCCTTGACAACTACGAATCTGTTAGAGAAAAGAAATCGCATTGCTAATGAAATTCAATGTCAAtcgaattaataaattcacagcattttatttataaattgtgtaagAATTAGGTTTTCCCTCACTGATTTATCTTTCACGGGGCAAGTctctacaaaatatatatataaacataaaaattttacactATATAAAGAGTAGAAGGAAATCAAGGCACGAACTTACTCTTCAGTCTTTTCCCGATGGGATCGCAGGGTGCTTCGCCCAGGGCACACTTGAGCTGCCTCTGGATAAACCGCTTGTCGTTCAGAGCCTCTTCTAGGGCCGTGTCGGAAACCGGAGGCCGAGTGGTCTCCGCGGAGTACGCTACGGCCACGAGGGCGGAGAGCACGATGATGTGTGTAATCTGAAAGTATGATAAAAGtcgaatttgtattttattgcaaaGTTATTCTATGAAACTGTGCTGCTTATATACATTTCATCATATGATCTTTGAATGTCTTGTTTTATTATGAGAAATTCCTGTAAAATTCCTAagaatttacttttaatttttttttaaggtgaGTGTCGTTATTGTAATTAACAGCTATTTACCcagttacttttttataaaatgaacttTAAGTTTTAGCCATAATTAATACAGTATGCTAAAAAAGATATCAACGCGCAAAGTCATGtcatatcatcaaaataaatatacttaagtatTCAAGTTGTTGCGCAAAGCCAAactataacaaatatatatagtctGAAGTAAATTCtcattattatataacatTAATATGGGCTGAATATTTTCAGTTttggtaaacaaataaaaaggaaagcGTCGTAGCGGTCTACAAATAACGTGAAAACATATCATATTAAAGTAAGTATTATTGATAACCTTAGGTAGAtatgctttaaaatatttagtcaCAGGCAACTTATTTTGTAtctcatataaaaaaagaattcattGCTATTGAACCATGCAAAAACTAATAATAGTTCGACTCTTAATTTCCTAGTCcgttatgcaaaaaaattagtgattgtaatttttaataaaaatatctataaatacttaataggGTCTACAGACGGACGGACCTTGATCAAGTCGAGGACGTTCTGGTGAAAGACTTTTTTTCATGCGATCTCCTTTTCATGGAGCTAAAAAactatgcagggatcgtagcaGGTGGAAAGATTTAGTCATTGCCAGACAGAAAAAGGGGTGATCATTAGCatgtacaaataaaatctttgatgaaatctgtattttttgtCCTCTCTGTAAGGTTTACctactattatttattctgtgGTAGAACTAAGCAaccaataattatttacttattacatcttgtaataataatgcaaAACCAAATGTATTGGTTTTATTCTAGTTAAAACACAACTATGACAGTAACAATAAAgacaagattattttttaaaatatcatagaTAACATGTCATTCTCCCCCCCTTAAATAATCCCTTAAATAAGCTGGTGGTCTGCGATCTCTACTGGAACGGCGTAGAACAGGTTCTTCGGACTCGGCTGCCCGTCCTTCATTTGACACGTCAGGTTCCACAGTGTCATTTATAGTTCCCTGGACATCCGGCTCCATATCAGCACTTTCTTCACTCTCCCGATTAAGTTGCGGCAAAGGAGCTAAATGTTTATTAGAAACTACTGTTTCACGACCATCAGGAAGCTTGACATATGAATACATGGGATTAGGTTGTAATAATTCCACTTCATCAACTAATGGGTCATATTTAGAATTTCTTACGTGTCGTTTAAGTAGTATAGGTCCTGGAGTAAGTAACCACGTTGGCATAGATTGTCCATTTAGCGATCGTCTAGGATGATGAAACATACGTTCATGAGGGGTTGCATTGGTACTTGTACATAACAACGAGCGTATTGAGTGAAGAGCAAAAGGCAAAACTTTTTCCCATTCTTCGATTCGCATACTTTTGGACCGAATGCTTAGTTGAATACTCTTCCATAATGTTCCATTTAGTCTTTCTATTTGTCCGTTACCTTCTGGATTGTAGGGAGAGCTTCTGCTAGTAGCTATTCCAAGGGAATGAAGAAATTGTTGGACTTCTTCTGATAAAAATGATGTTCCTCTGTCAGAgtgaatatattgtggtatacCAAATAGATAAAAGATATCTTTCAGACAATGAACAACAGTTGAAGCAGTCATATCTTTACATGGATAAGCGAAGGGAAATCTAGAGTATTCGTCGATTACTGTTAATATATAACGATTAGTAGTGTTACTTGGCACAGGCCCTTTGAAATCTATATTAAGTCTTTCAAAACACGAAGTTGCTTTTATGAGATGGCCGTGTGTCTGACCAAATCTTGGTTTTATTTCTGAACAAATAGGGCAAGACGAAACCATGGATCTTATTTCATTAATCGAATATGGCAGATTCTTTTGACGTACCCAATGTGCCATTCTCACTATTCCAGGATGGCACAAAGCATCGTGTAtttcataaagtttatttgtagATATACTAGCGCTTATTCTAGACAAAGCATCAGCAGTGAAATTTTCTTTCCCTGGTCTATATATAATGTCGTATTTATAACACGACAACTCAAGGCGCCATCGTTCAACTTTCTCGTTTTTAACTTTGCTTGTATGATTTTGATTCAGCATAAATGAAACTGACTGTTGATCGGTGATGAGAAGAAAATGTCGACCCAAGAGATAGTGTCGCCACTTGCGTAAAGATTCTACAATTGCGTAAGCTTCTTTTTCAATAGCAGAGTGACGGCGTTCTGAATCGGAAAGACTTCTAGAAAAAAATGCCACTGGTCTTCCATTTTGTGTAAGAGATGCTGCAATTGTATGCTCAGAAGCATCAGTTTCAACGACGAATCTTTCTTCATTGTCTATTGCAGTCAAACATGACTTAGCAATAGTAGATTTAAGAGAATTAAAACTAGAAATAGCTGTTTCATCGAGTGGAAAGCTTTTGCTTGAGATTAAAGGCCTTACCTTTTCAGAAAAATTTTGTACCCATTTTGAATAATGCGCAAAAAGCCCGAGAGTTCTTTTCAGTGAAGGTCCATCTGATGGGACTGGTAAGTCAAGAAGTGGCTTAAGACGAGTTGAATCTGGTTTAATAGTGTTATTATGAACATTATAACCAAGTAAATTTATAGAGCTAGAAGAAAAGGTACATTTGTCTTTGTTAAGTGTCAAACTGTATTTCTCGGCTGCCATCATAAATCTTTCCAAATTTTTGTCATGATCGTCTTTTGTTTTGCCGCATACGGTAATATCATCTAAATAAGCAAATGTGCCGTTAAGTTTCTCTGACTCTATTATAAATTGCAGTGTACGTTGAAAAGCAGCTACGCCATTGGTTACTCCAAATGGAATGCGAGTAAACTGATATAAATTACCACATGCTTCGAATGctgtatacttttttctttttctaatattgGAATTTGGTGGTAAGCACTTTTCAAATCAATTTgactaaaataattgtatttagcTACATTAGCAACTACCAGTTCTATGCTAGGCAGTGGATGAGCATCAAGTTCTGTATATTTGTTAATAGTTCGCGAATAATCAATAACCATGCGGCGCCGGTGATGATCTCCCCCAATAATTATTACTTGTGCCCTCCAAGGAGATACAGATGGTTCAATCACTCCATCTTGTAAAAGATTATGTATCTCTTGTCTTATAAAAGTTTCTTCATCAGTGCTATAGCGTCTCGACCGGACTGCTATTGGTTTTATGTTAGgagataaatttgtaaaaacagACACAGCTGGAACAGTTGCTTGCATGACATTGCAGATTTGAAGGCTTTCTCTTTTTCCACCAAAATGTAATTCTACTGACGAATGATCCTTAAGAACATCATGTCCAATAATTACATCAgaacataagttatttacaATAAGTAATGGTATGTTTTTGTACGTACAGTTATTCAGTCGAATAGTAGGATAGCAGATACCATCTACATGTGATACATGATTCAATGATGCCAGTGTAATCGTTTGATGGCATGGTTTAATTTTGAGATTCATAGCTTGCACCAGATTACGATCAATAAAGCTCACGGAACTGCCAGTGTCAATAAGTGCATCAGCTCTTGTATCATTGACAAATATAGTAATTGTAGCTTTTCGTAAATTAGACGGAGAAGCAGCTATTATTCCAGACATATTGTTCTCAATTTCAGTTTCTACGGAATTTATAGTTGGTCTACTTCTACATACATTAGCGAAATGACCTTTCTTAGAACATAATTGGCAACAGGAATTAAAAGCAGGACATTTGTTCCTTTGATGTACATTTCCTCCacagaaaaaacattttcgctgagaataataattt from Amyelois transitella isolate CPQ chromosome 16, ilAmyTran1.1, whole genome shotgun sequence carries:
- the LOC106129745 gene encoding ejaculatory bulb-specific protein 3 isoform X1 — its product is MQITHIIVLSALVAVAYSAETTRPPVSDTALEEALNDKRFIQRQLKCALGEAPCDPIGKRLKTLAPLVLRGACPQCTPQETKQIQRTLSYVQRNFPQQWAKIVRQYAG
- the LOC106129745 gene encoding ejaculatory bulb-specific protein 3 isoform X2 codes for the protein MSDLQLDRTLTDRSTMQRHLKCALGEGPCDTLGRRLRTLAPLVLRGACPQCTPHETMQIRRTLAFVQRNYPWEWARIITHIIVLSALVAVAYSAETTRPPVSDTALEEALNDKRFIQRQLKCALGEAPCDPIGKRLKTLAPLVLRGACPQCTPQETKQIQRTLSYVQRNFPQQWAKIVRQYAG